DNA from Daucus carota subsp. sativus chromosome 1, DH1 v3.0, whole genome shotgun sequence:
aatatttatgataatatatttagattttacaagtttatttactatttatctttattatataatcattttatttgttttaataaaaaataaatagtaaataaattcgataaaattgaaatatattatcataaatagtagAAGTCATAATCCTTTATTTAGTTGTGGtatcattcaaaaataatatgtagacctctataaataatgtttttatttcttgaacttatatttaGAGATACCTATGATTATGATTGACTTAATGATTATGATTGACTTAAGTAACCGATTTTTGATTAAGAtcattttgagttcagtgatcaACTTGATATATCGAATCCATTTTAATGATTCGCTGGAttattatctcttttttttagAACTCAGCTTGCTATACCAAAAAGTTGAGTTTGGTAGAAGCGTTGAAAAGACCACGATAAGGATTTACATAGGTTCAcggaaaatttatttgatttcagCGAAAAAACAAACATACAATATCCCTCAGTTTCCACTAAATAATTTAAGAATGTCGGTAATAAAAAACTCGCGCCCCTATAAATAACATACTCTAAACATACTAGCGAAGCACtcactataaaatacatattacaACTCCTGTGATTCAGGCAAAGCACTACTAGTACATTTCCAGAGAGAAAGTTTAGAAAACAATGGGGGCCTGTGCAACCAAACCAAAGGCAGATGCTACCGATGTTCCCGCACCCCTACCGGAGAAAGATGAGGTTGAGAAGAAGGAACTCACTGTTGTTGGCTCAGTTATCGAGACCAAGGAGTTTGTTGATGCTGACAAGTCAAGGTCTCTCAGTAATCTTTTCAAACAGGTCTGTTTTTATTCTCtcctgtatgtatatatatttatataaatttgtgtagACATTCTACTTCAGTTTACATACCAGGAGAACCATGATTTCCGGGTTAATGATTTTTTGCGATacgagctctgataccatgttagtAGTTTATCTAAAATACGTTCTGATATAGTGTTATTAGTTTATCTAAAACTTTAAGATGTTAGGTTATGAACTCGTTTGTGTCATATTTTCGAGACGAATTGTACggtaacatataatattttcatttatttagtAATGGTCAGTTATGAAGTTTAGGTATTTATGTTTCTGGAATTCTTTGAACTGAGGAAAGGGGTATGTGATAGGCTAGAACCTTCCAAAAGATTTACTCCTATGTATCTAGACTGGTAGAACATTAGTGCTCTGGTTTAGGAATTTTCTTTTCAGGTCAAGCTAATTTTGGCAATCGATGATTTCCTCCGTCAAAAGATTTTTAATGAAAACTTTTAGTCCCTTAGTTCCACCAGAAACACGACTAATATTTATGACATTCTACATGTACTATACGTGCTTACATATTTTCGACTAGTTTCTTTGGTTTTAAGTTGTTACTAATTTCTGGCAAGAATATGTACAAATGTGAGAGTAGTGGATATCAGGAATATTATGGTCATTGGTGCAAACTAATTGAAAAATGACTAAAGTTATAAGTGACCTGTGAGCCCATAGTAATAACAAATCACTTTAATTTGTGCATCATGTTATCTAGCATTTTTATTAGCTTTACTGCATTATTATAAGAAAGTACTTATGGTGGGAACTATATTTTCCTCAGACACCCAAACACACACCAATTAGGAAGCAAAGCATATATACTTTTTCTTCTCTTATTCAATTGTTGCTTAAGTGAGTTGTATTTGCTTTGTGTTTGTTTAATaccaatttgatatatatatatatatatatatatatatatatatatatatatatacccatcGAGATCTTTTTGGGTATTAGTATCTACACAGCATGCAAGTATTCGAAAATCCGTCTACTTGAAAGATGGCACTTAAGTCCTAATGCTTTCCTGTGATGGTTTAAAACTATGAAACTAGTTGACCAAACTCTACCTGTGAGGCTGTGACCAATGAcacctaatatatataaatccagTTCTCAATGTAGTTAACTTTATCAAAAATATCCATCTTAATGCAAGTTGCTCTGTCTTATTTTGTCTAGTGTTCTGGTGGCATCTGAGATCCatcctatatatttatattcacctgttaaatatttctaaatatttcttgtcttttagttagtttaaattaatatttggatAATATTATATCTCAATTCTTAAGCTACTATCTCCACCACTTGGATATATATGGTCAATAAATTTGAATCAATGTTATATATAGTTCTCAAGGACTGGCTACTTTTTTACTATTTCTTCACTTTCTTGTTCCCTACTTTTGTCTAATAGGTTGTTTTTAGCATCCTATCATCCATGTTGTTGATGTGAGAGTTTGTGCTTTGTTAggatttattgaatttgtttAGTACATTGTCTTAGTTGTATAAAGACTTTGAATCTGTTGAGTACATGTCTCAAACTTGGTACCAGGATAAGCTTATGGGCTAGGGATACTTGTCTTGTGCTGGTAGAATATGCTACTAGGCAGTAGCAAGTCTATttatcaacaaaatatgttgCGTAAGATGTAATTATTCAGGCCATCGCTGAATGGCAAACATTCATGATTCAGaagaatttcttttttctttttttcactCATGCTGAAGAAATAATATGATCTAGATTTAGTCCTTTGCCTAACACCAAGGTTTTAGGAGACTGGGTTAGGACCTCCCAGTATTAAATTGACGGGACACTGGGCTTTGAGTCCCTCTGACCTCTCAATATTCTtgaaatattgaatatttatactATGGTGGGCTTAAAAAATGGGACGAGATTCCACTTAGTAATTGAAAAAATTGACGGGATGCTAGACCCGAATAGGGACAACCACCTAGTAATCCACTCTTCGAGCAAATCTTGGTTTTCGTTTTCCAAATTAAGTCATTTTCCCAGCACCTTAAGATTTTTTGTTTTCCAAATTAAGTTCTTTCCTTTGCACCTTAAGTCTAAGAAGAGGGTTCTGtttcaatatttatataagaaagGAAGACTTAAAAACATTCTACAGGGGAATCCTTGTGGTAAGCTTTAGGCATCTACTTATTAGTTTTGTACCAATTAAGTGTGATAGTTTAGATGGACGGGGGGTTGTCCCATGTCTGTCATTTTTTAAACGATATTATCTTTGTAGTTTATActgttttcttttatttgatattatcTTTAGTCTTTAAATGTTTTTATGGGCTCATTCTGCTTAATAATCAGAGTGAAGAAGTGAAAGGCTCGACTGGAACTCACTCAACACCGACAGAAATGGTGAAAGAGGAGGCATgtgaagctgaagaaggcacAGATGTTTCTGAAACTAAGACAATTGAAGTTATAAAATCTGAAATATCAGCAGAAACAACTATAACACCAActgttgttcctgtttttgaAGCAGAAAAAGCAATTGAAGTAGAAGCAGCTAccgataaatttgaaatttcattAGAGAAAACAGCAATGCCAATTGCCGATGCTCCTGCTTTGGTGAAACCGGAAGAATCAATAGAAGTCGAAACAGCTAAAGAAGAGACTGAAACTTTGGAAGAAAAAACATCAACACTCACTAGTCATGTTCCTGTCGACGATGGAGCCGAGAAAGATATTGACGCAGCATTAGCCACTGAGAACCAAGAAACACTTGCAATTGAAGATAAAAAGATTGATGAACATGACAAAGGCATAGAAACTCCAATATCAGAATCAGTTGTAGAGGTTGATAGCAGTAAAACTGAGTTTGTTGAAGACGGAACATCTTCCCCAGTTGTGTATGCTCATGTTGAAGCAGACACTAAGATTGAGGCAGCCGCTAATGAAACCCAAATAGCAGAGGCAGtcgaggaaaaaaaaattgaggaaCATGAGGAAGTCGAAGAAACACTGAACCCTGAATCACCTAAGAACACTGGAGAAGAAAGCAAGGAAGCTACAGAACTTGAAAAACCAGCAATATTACCTGAAAAGGAGAACCAAGATTCTAAAATAGAAGAAGAAATAGCAGTCACTGAAAACCAGAAGCCTCCAGAGGAGACAACAACAGAAACTGAAGTAGCTGCTGAGATTGTCAAACCATGACAGATAAAGCCTTGAAGATGATGtcaaatttaatttcttttggaatatatatcatatacttTTGCCGAACATGAGTCTGTTGAAGTTGCTTACAAGTGCAGTTGAACTGATTGCAGGGTGCTGCTGTTGTGATACTTTTTTCCTGTTGATTGATTGCTGTCATTTCTGTTCGCTTCCGAGTTTTTAGTAAGCTGGTAGGTTATTACGTGTTTTTGTTACATATAGTTTTCTTAGTGCAGTAATGCGATCATGACTTGTGCATCTGATGTTTTCTTGACAATTATATTACTTGTCAATGTATGAAAACTAAATGAAGGTTAAGATGACTTCGTCTACCTGTTGTTTACTTGCTTAATGAATTTTGCGATGTTGGGACTTGTAATAATCATGTTCATGGTAGGGAGTTAAGTCTCTGTAATCAGGCTCCCTCTAAGGTAGGGTGTAGGCCCTGTTTTTTCTTTACtcagttataacttataattcgtctatcaaatgaaaaaaaattaaataaatattgaacaaataaaatttaaaaccatTACAATGAACTTAATAAAACTTTCACAATCGTGAAATCATGTTTACTTTTAATATGGAGATGTTAATATTTGTTGATTGTATCTCACATACATTGTATCAAACATCCTCCTCGCATCTCATATCACCCCTCATTTTACATACATGTCTATCATAGAGCTCTTCACAAACATCCTCCTCTCAGCTTATATCACCCCCACATTTCACATATATGTCCATCATAGAGCTCTTCACAGATATATCCTAAGCATTTCCATTCGCACGGCAAAATAATGTACCAAACCACCACCATCAAATCTCCCGATCATTCCACACGCCTTAGTAGCACCCAGAAAAATATGATCATCAACACAACGCCAAAAAACCAGCATTtgcaaaaacaaatcaaatatcaGGAAAGGTAAACCATTCTGGGCATACGAAGAAATCACTAAACTCCACGTAGTCGATAATTTCGCTGGCGATTCTTGAAAAATTTTGGCTGAGCTAGATTAGTTGGGTTTTGGATTAAAAGTTGATCTAATGGGTATTGAAACCATTTTTCTGCTGTAAGATGCCGATCGATAGACCTACAAAGAGAAGAATACGAGGGATGATCCATCGACTTACCTCTGGTGTGAGAATAAGTAACTGAGTTTGATGGGTAAGAAGTAAAGGAACTATAAGTGTTATGCGTTTGTATGAAGTGAGTAATCTACGAATTAAACCGTACCAGTTCTTTTATCTCAGTTTTTTCCATCTTCGCATAATCAAGGGGATAATTTTAGGGTCTAAAGTTCCGATCAGCATGTTGGGGTCTGATCGGTTGGCATAGACGTGATCCCCACTTGTTGATATACTGCTCCCTTGGGCCTGATCCAATTGGTCTTTAGCCTAATGTCCTCAGTATCTAAGCTGGGCTATACTAGCCTTCACCATGTCCCCGGGTTTCGGTCGGGCTGAGCTCGGTCAAAGCACAACTCGACCCATCTTCAACAAAATTCCGGGGTTAGCTGGTTTCTACCAGTCAAATGGCTACAATCCTATCAAGGAGTTCCCAATGCTACGTGGATCTTATTTGATTGGATTCAAACGGCTCACAGTCCCCTTTTAACATCTTTTTTCCAAGTGTGTGACAGCTGTACTACCTCGAGATTCATGTCTCATTTCCATCTTAAATCTCTGCAAACACATGAAATGTGGTCGTTTCTTTTTATAACGCctataaaaatgataattttcaTCCCATTTTTTCTTTACTCTTACATATTCATCTTCTGCAAGGAACATCGAATCTAGGTCTTTACACGACAACAACGACTTCTCATCAAATCAATGTCACTTTCTTCAATCTCAGCTAGTAGTACTTTTTCCCGCTTTTGTACTTCATGCTTATGATTCACATTTGTTCTCTGAGTACGTATATTCTTGTTTGCTTGAATAGATTTATCTCTGTAAAATCAGGTTCTAGGTAGTAACACTTAGGATTGGGTGAGCCCTTTTTTGTCTTTTGAAGATATGCTTTGGGGGTTGTTTGTGCGTCCTTCAGATGGTAAAATAGTCGAGGGTTCACGTCTGGAGGCTAAAGGAGGGGTTTTGGGGGTTTGAACAGTGTTTGGCTTGTTTCCTTAGAACACTCTTCGGTCTTCCTAAAACAGTCTTCGGTTAGCTTTTTTCTTCAAAGCTGTAAGTCcgctttattttcctttttcgaGTACATGGCTGACGTTTGCTTCCTTGTCGAATGCAAACTGTGGATCGGTCTTCGAGGGTTGTCTGGACCTCCTACTCGGTGATGGCTCACTTTGTTGACGATTCCAAGTTCCCTGCGGCCAACAATATCCTCTCTATCCTGACCGATGAACTTAGATATGAGGGGAAAATATAATATTCCTGCATCCTGGTATCTCGATGAACCGGACGACCAAGTCGACCTTATTTACCATACCTCGAGTTCAGCCGAGGGGTTTATTTGATCAGGATTTCCATGAGCGCCTTCAAGTACGGGTTTTgcttactccctccttcccctCGTCAAgaaactttttaagtaaatgAGCATCACCCTCGGGCATATGGACCCGAACGATTTTATGTACATAAATGTGTTCCAACATAGGTTTCTTCGGCTTGACACCGAACCTTGCTCTTTCCTATTTTGGAGTCAATATGACGTCAAGAAGAATTTCAAGAGTGATGGATTTTATTCGATTGGTCGAAGACCTGACCGACCCTAATGGTGCTAGACTAATACCAGCAATAAAGGCACCCATCATAAATGTTTCTATATCAGGGTTCATTCCCTTCATAGATACTCAGTATGGAGGGAGGTCAATCCGACTTGAATCGCAGCCGAACCTGATCGGGGACGATCAAAAAGACTTTGATCGGCTCAGTCAACTGATAGAGTCCAACAAGATTCTCCTGACCACGAGTCAGGACAAAGAGTGTTTATACTCACTCTAGGGTATTGAAGTTGAAGTTCATTTTCTTTCATACATCATCTTTTCCTTGTTTCCTTCATTATTGCGTCGGTTTtgatatcatttaattttaacTTGCTTCTCTTCCATGTATAGTGTCAACCCGTGCAGAGATGGTGCAACGAAAGTTGCATATAACCAAGAAACCGACCAAGAGAGCGGAAAAGGTTGCCACTGAGGCAGCAAATGACTAGGAGGGGACTTCGGCTAGTCCCCCACGTACTACAAGAGACTTGGGAGGAAACCGACCCTTCCAAGGATGTTCGAAACGAGACCTTGATTGATCTGGCCGAGGGTGACTCTCTAGGCTGTGAGTTGGAGCATCGGAATTACGACCACCACTCCTTGGGGAACCTCGAAGTCTGGACTTACAACCCGGACTTTTTGGTCTTGATGATCGATACTTTTTTTGCCCGAGCCTTCGTTGAAGCCAAGGATGTGGGTCTCAATCTCTGCCAGGCCTTCATCCTTCTGGGTGATCGTTCGGTATATGATTCGGTTCTTGCAATTATGACGTGTACGGAACTCTTCGGATGATCGCTCAGTATATGATTCGGTTCGTGGCGTGTGCGGATCAGCAAACGAGGAGCCGCTAAACGGATGGGCCCTCGAGTCACTAACTAAGGATCTGGCCGATTAGGAAAGACGGATCTAGGATTATTTGGTCAAGGAGATGACTGACTTGGAAGTGGGAGAAGAAGGCTCGGAAGCTCATGGCGATGGCTGAAGACTGATGTGTCGACATCGGGTATGAGGAAGCTGTTTGGCATGCTCATGACGTCGGTCTAGATTATAAACTTCTCCTCGAGGAAGGTTTGAGTGATCCGGtccctaagagcatctccaaccattcaAAACCTTTAGCTAAAATATGAGTTGgcatgtcaaaaataaaaaatttagccaacagcttgAAAAATTCATGCTCCAACCatactcagctgttgtctataattttagccaacctcctctggatgactaaatttgtcgaacctctacaggtctgtaagaaatctgtaggaagattgcagaTCATTTATTACtgtattaaactgatatattctattttaacaatctaaaatattaataacatactatttttaaattatagcaaaccaatatagccaataccactgaagcaaaatatcttacaggttcaacaaattttgcgTAATATCTTACGGATCCcatttagccaacaattatagccaacgcctttggagatgctctaagagccgGACATTCCTCTCGTCCTTTTTTAAGACCCTGCTGAATATTTAGAGTAGTTCTTTTCTATTTctattcatattcatatttgTAGCCTTTGGGCTTGGAACAAATTAATTGCCTCCGGGTTAGGCCTGTCaatggatcgggttcggatcggatcagcctaaatccatatccatatccatttattttatcggattcggatcggatcgggatcGGATTTTTTACAGGCCGATCCATATCCGGATCCATTAGGATCACGAAtcacggatcggatatccggatccatttagttttttttacttaaatttaaaatatttttttaaaaaaatcatgtcaGTGATTTTTAAAGGAAGGACATGATGAAATGAAACGCCGTGATCCAAGTAGCTTCTtacatttttattctattaaaaaTCACAAATGAAGAGGCAAAATACACAAAATGATAGAATTTTCAAGATACCAATACTATTTGCTATAACTTTACAGCGCGTAATGCCGCGTCTCTTCCGGGTCAACTCATTCAACTAGTCAATTAAACGATTAATCAAACACAATCACAACCCACGACTCACATAGATAATATCCAGGGACTACTATAACTAAAAATAACTACtgcaactaaaaaaatataatatatttatttatttatatttattatatatatatatatatttatatttatatttatatatttatttatatatattctaccgGATCGGGTCATTAACGGATCGGATCACCTTAAATCCATATCCGCTCCATTTATAATCGGATTTTTCTTATCGGATCagatttcggatcggattttttttcgATGAATCCATATCCACTAAAAAAGccccggatcggatcggatcggatcgggtcggagCTCCGCTCCATTGACAGGCCTACTCCGGGTTATGAATATTGAATAACAACTGACTTTTGATAACTCTTTAAAAGTTATAATTCAATATCTCAAACTTTGAAAGACTTTTTATAAATCCTAATACAATACTTCCTtacttttaaagagtatttaaaaatcttaattgaatacacctatattttaaaagtcaataaaagtcattaaaaatcatgatacaataccaccCCCTAAGTATTGGCCTTCACGCTTtgtcatatttaatttt
Protein-coding regions in this window:
- the LOC108213017 gene encoding uncharacterized protein LOC108213017: MGACATKPKADATDVPAPLPEKDEVEKKELTVVGSVIETKEFVDADKSRSLSNLFKQSEEVKGSTGTHSTPTEMVKEEACEAEEGTDVSETKTIEVIKSEISAETTITPTVVPVFEAEKAIEVEAATDKFEISLEKTAMPIADAPALVKPEESIEVETAKEETETLEEKTSTLTSHVPVDDGAEKDIDAALATENQETLAIEDKKIDEHDKGIETPISESVVEVDSSKTEFVEDGTSSPVVYAHVEADTKIEAAANETQIAEAVEEKKIEEHEEVEETLNPESPKNTGEESKEATELEKPAILPEKENQDSKIEEEIAVTENQKPPEETTTETEVAAEIVKP